The Pricia mediterranea genome includes a window with the following:
- a CDS encoding DUF4270 domain-containing protein, translated as MIFLNRPKSTILAVLSIIVLLAACEKDPTTIGAGIIGKDPFNNDKAIFDVFANNKKIRAVRTNKLPIYQLGTITHPVYGKTEATITSQVRLGSPDPTFGDLSAANEETPENETVDSVYLYIPFLFSPNSDADNDGVIDRLDKDSTDPNSDFDGDGFTDIQEKNRGSDPLVADSSETDGFVRDQFAGTYEVDSIYGDRDKPITLRLQRSTYFLRDLDPNTNFQEAQEYYSNQDFSSFLTEEIALVDAEISDKDILLPKKDDPSTEDVNEAEQVQRLPPGIRVKLDNDFFQRNILDKEGGSELLTQGNFADFLRGIHFSLEQSTDAEHMLLFDLRNANITIFYSYTAGEETKSKDFPLNFITQAAPTQQIPNPQVFGNAVNSFINEDYPTEILEAIATKENARRIYLKGGAGSFAEIKLFDDGSGKEAIKQIQANNWIINEANLVFYIDQEPGVIQPPRLYLFNMETNAPLIGGSDAQAPQGGTHFDSYPFYGGLLEEGEGSTLKYTIKITDYINDLVVRNAENATLGLTITPNIGIFNVADAMLEDGTQPELPVAATLSPLGTVLYGSNVAAADQNKKLQLEIFYTEAN; from the coding sequence ATGATTTTTCTGAATCGACCCAAATCCACCATACTGGCGGTACTTTCGATTATTGTCCTATTGGCCGCATGTGAAAAAGATCCGACTACCATCGGGGCCGGTATTATCGGTAAAGATCCCTTCAATAACGACAAGGCCATTTTTGACGTTTTTGCCAACAACAAGAAAATTCGGGCGGTACGTACCAATAAGCTCCCAATTTATCAATTGGGTACAATCACCCATCCCGTGTATGGAAAGACCGAGGCGACAATTACCTCTCAGGTACGCTTGGGTTCTCCCGACCCCACCTTTGGTGATTTATCCGCTGCAAATGAAGAGACCCCTGAGAACGAGACCGTTGATTCGGTTTATCTTTATATCCCCTTTTTATTCAGTCCCAATTCCGATGCCGACAATGATGGCGTGATCGATCGGTTGGACAAGGATTCCACCGACCCGAACAGTGACTTCGATGGTGACGGTTTTACCGATATCCAAGAAAAAAACCGGGGAAGCGACCCCCTTGTTGCGGACAGCAGTGAGACTGACGGCTTTGTCAGGGACCAATTTGCTGGCACGTATGAGGTGGACAGTATTTACGGGGATCGAGACAAGCCGATTACCCTGCGGTTGCAGCGCTCTACTTACTTTTTAAGGGATTTGGATCCGAACACCAATTTTCAGGAAGCACAAGAATACTACTCCAATCAGGATTTCTCAAGTTTCTTGACCGAAGAAATTGCATTGGTCGATGCCGAAATCAGCGACAAGGATATTCTATTACCTAAAAAAGATGATCCCAGCACGGAAGATGTCAACGAGGCCGAACAAGTGCAGCGACTACCACCGGGTATTCGGGTCAAGCTGGACAATGATTTTTTTCAAAGAAATATCTTGGACAAAGAGGGAGGTTCTGAATTACTGACGCAAGGGAATTTTGCCGATTTTTTACGGGGCATCCATTTTTCGTTGGAGCAATCGACCGATGCTGAGCATATGTTGCTCTTTGATTTAAGGAATGCGAACATCACTATATTCTACAGTTATACTGCCGGCGAAGAAACGAAGAGCAAGGATTTTCCCCTTAATTTTATTACTCAAGCGGCCCCGACCCAGCAGATACCTAATCCCCAGGTCTTTGGCAATGCCGTAAATAGTTTCATCAACGAAGACTACCCGACTGAGATTTTAGAAGCGATTGCCACTAAAGAAAATGCCCGACGTATTTATCTTAAGGGCGGCGCCGGAAGTTTTGCCGAAATCAAGCTATTCGATGATGGCTCCGGAAAAGAAGCCATCAAACAAATCCAGGCGAATAATTGGATTATTAACGAGGCCAATCTGGTCTTTTATATAGATCAAGAACCGGGGGTCATACAACCGCCGCGGCTCTATCTTTTCAATATGGAGACTAACGCACCCCTAATAGGTGGTAGCGATGCCCAGGCACCCCAAGGCGGAACCCATTTTGACAGCTATCCCTTTTACGGTGGGCTCTTGGAAGAAGGTGAAGGGTCGACGCTAAAATATACCATTAAGATTACCGATTATATCAATGATCTAGTCGTTCGCAACGCTGAAAATGCCACGTTGGGGCTAACAATTACCCCCAATATTGGTATTTTCAATGTAGCCGATGCCATGTTGGAAGATGGCACCCAGCCGGAACTTCCGGTGGCGGCCACCCTCAGTCCTCTAGGTACCGTGCTTTATGGAAGCAATGTGGCTGCTGCCGATCAGAATAAAAAATTGCAGCTCGAGATTTTTTATACCGAAGCCAATTAG
- the glmS gene encoding glutamine--fructose-6-phosphate transaminase (isomerizing): MCGIVGYIGHREAYPIVIKGLQRLEYRGYDSAGVALYDGSNINLSKTQGKVEDLKNKAEKEISTKGNLGIGHTRWATHGVPNDVNSHPHYSNSGDLVIIHNGIIENYESIKQELLKRGYTFESDTDTEVLVNLIEEVKTKENVKLGKAVQLALNEVVGAYAIAVFDKQKPDEIVVAKLGSPLAIGVGENEFFIASDASPFIEFTNNAIYLQDEEMAIVRLGKEIKLRKIKDDAITYPNILELKMNIEEIEKGGYDHFMLKEIYEQPRAILDTYRGRLRTEQNLIKMDGIDQHLDRFLNANRIIIVACGTSWHAGLVAEYIFEDLARIPVEVEYASEFRYRNPVITDKDVLIAISQSGETADTLAAIKLAKENGAFVFGVCNVVGSSIARETDAGAYTHAGPEIGVASTKAFTTQITVLTLIALKLAKEKGTFSEERFQEYLAEMETIPEKVEKALESNPLIEIISEVYKDSTNALYLGRGYNFPVALEGALKLKEISYIHAEGYPAAEMKHGPIALIDEQMPVFVIATKLGHYEKVVSNIQEIKSRKGKIIAIVTEGDEQVTELADHVVEVPETFENLSPLLTTIPLQLLSYHIAVMRGCNVDQPRNLAKSVTVE; encoded by the coding sequence ATGTGTGGAATTGTAGGATATATCGGTCACAGAGAGGCTTATCCGATTGTTATTAAAGGGCTCCAACGCCTAGAATACAGGGGCTATGACAGTGCCGGGGTAGCACTTTACGACGGTAGCAACATCAATCTTTCCAAGACCCAGGGAAAGGTCGAGGACCTAAAAAATAAAGCGGAGAAAGAGATATCGACCAAGGGCAATCTGGGCATCGGCCATACCCGCTGGGCGACCCACGGCGTACCGAACGACGTCAACTCCCATCCGCATTATTCCAATTCCGGCGATTTGGTCATCATCCATAACGGCATCATTGAGAATTACGAGTCCATTAAACAAGAGCTGCTTAAGCGCGGCTATACGTTCGAATCGGATACCGACACCGAAGTCTTGGTCAATTTGATCGAAGAGGTCAAAACAAAGGAGAACGTAAAACTCGGAAAGGCGGTACAATTGGCGCTCAACGAAGTCGTCGGGGCGTATGCCATCGCGGTTTTCGATAAGCAGAAGCCCGATGAGATCGTTGTTGCCAAACTTGGAAGTCCCCTGGCCATAGGAGTAGGTGAAAACGAATTTTTTATCGCGTCCGATGCTTCCCCTTTTATAGAGTTCACCAATAATGCCATCTATCTTCAGGATGAGGAAATGGCCATCGTTCGCCTCGGAAAAGAGATTAAATTGCGAAAAATTAAGGATGATGCGATTACCTATCCCAACATCCTGGAACTCAAAATGAATATTGAGGAAATCGAAAAGGGCGGGTATGACCATTTTATGCTTAAGGAAATCTATGAGCAGCCAAGGGCGATATTGGATACCTATCGCGGGCGATTACGCACGGAGCAAAATCTAATAAAAATGGACGGCATCGATCAGCACCTCGACAGGTTTTTGAACGCCAATCGCATCATTATCGTGGCCTGTGGCACTTCGTGGCATGCCGGACTCGTCGCGGAATATATTTTTGAAGACTTGGCCCGTATTCCGGTAGAGGTCGAATATGCCTCGGAATTCCGATACCGGAACCCCGTGATTACCGATAAAGATGTACTGATAGCAATTTCGCAATCCGGCGAAACGGCCGATACCCTTGCCGCCATTAAATTGGCCAAGGAAAACGGGGCTTTCGTATTCGGAGTCTGCAACGTAGTCGGATCATCGATAGCTCGGGAGACCGATGCCGGGGCCTATACCCACGCCGGTCCCGAGATCGGAGTAGCTTCCACCAAGGCCTTTACCACCCAGATTACCGTGTTGACCTTGATCGCCCTGAAACTGGCCAAAGAAAAAGGTACATTTTCGGAGGAGCGCTTCCAGGAGTACCTAGCGGAAATGGAAACTATCCCGGAAAAGGTTGAAAAAGCATTGGAATCGAATCCCTTGATCGAAATCATATCCGAGGTGTACAAAGATTCTACGAACGCCCTGTATCTAGGGCGAGGATATAATTTTCCGGTTGCTCTGGAAGGGGCGCTTAAATTGAAGGAAATCAGCTATATACACGCCGAGGGCTATCCCGCTGCCGAAATGAAGCATGGTCCCATCGCCCTAATCGACGAACAGATGCCCGTTTTCGTGATTGCCACCAAGTTGGGGCATTATGAGAAGGTAGTGAGCAATATTCAGGAAATCAAATCTCGTAAAGGCAAAATCATCGCCATTGTAACCGAAGGGGACGAGCAGGTTACCGAACTTGCCGATCATGTGGTCGAGGTACCGGAGACCTTCGAAAACCTTAGTCCCTTGTTGACCACTATTCCACTTCAACTGTTGTCGTATCATATTGCGGTAATGCGCGGCTGCAATGTGGATCAGCCTAGAAATCTGGCAAAATCGGTTACGGTGGAGTAA
- a CDS encoding TonB-dependent receptor: MRAALLIPLLLVGNFLFSQTTVNGNVVDQDEQPVPGANIVIEGKAIGTTTDFDGNFILETSEVPPFVLKVTSIGYSDATEEVTETGATLTIVLNETQTFLDEVVISASRTPERIFESPVSVERFGLKEIKSTSSESFYSGLQNLKGVDVNTSSLTFQSVNTRGFAAFSNNRFMQLVDGMDNSAPGLNFVLGNLVGMSELEVQSVEILPGASSALYGAGAFNGILFMTSKDPWNYQGISTYLKGGATSQDAAGTNAYYDFGIRVAHAFSEKFAAKANFSILKGEDWHANSTLDLENPGRTRSHPAYDGLNVYGDEVSTVLNFDDIAGLPSGTIGSATVSRTGYDEASLVDYEAESVKFDGAVHYRPFEDDFEMVYQARVGRGNTIYQGANRYNIQDFIMQQHKLEIRNDNFFLRGYLTAENSGNSYDTRFTAINVNRRWKRDAPNPDNPAEPSWFGDYARAFIGAKLGIGTGNQLDDETAHALARDAADTGRLIPGTPAFENALAKVTADGDLTTGSRFIDNTKVRHIDANYNFTHLTGDFAEIQVGGSFREYVLNSNGTIFTDIDKPIVYGEYGAYAQLQKKLLDERLKFTGSVRYDKNEFFDGFLSPRASLVYTVGEQRNHNIRASVQQGFRNPTTQDLFIGLNAGRAILVGSAPNNLDRYTSPALSLSTDGQGITGQSTVVISGREAYENAFSLNSVEAGNPTAVNTDLVKPEEVTAYEVGYRSQMGKIAIDLSGYYNNYENFISNTTVVVPYYGDAALTETIPGTNIPLALAALENGDFQPFQTYTNSLADISSYGATLGVDAKILGDFDIGGSYTYAKLDFDQAAFPDFRTNFNTPEHKFKASFGNTELFDNFGFNINYRWSDTYFWQSTFGDGDIAAYSVLDAQINYAVPSIKSVFKLGGSNILGEEYFSAIGTGAVGALYYLSWTINP, from the coding sequence ATGAGAGCAGCACTGTTAATCCCCCTATTGTTGGTCGGTAATTTTCTTTTTTCGCAGACCACGGTAAACGGTAACGTCGTAGATCAAGATGAGCAGCCGGTACCTGGCGCGAATATCGTAATTGAAGGCAAAGCCATCGGTACGACCACCGATTTTGATGGAAATTTTATTTTGGAAACTTCCGAGGTTCCCCCCTTCGTATTGAAGGTCACGAGTATCGGCTATTCCGATGCTACCGAAGAGGTAACCGAAACGGGGGCTACCCTGACCATCGTTCTAAACGAGACCCAGACCTTTTTGGACGAGGTCGTCATCTCGGCTTCCCGAACCCCCGAACGTATTTTCGAATCCCCCGTGTCCGTAGAACGGTTCGGACTGAAAGAGATCAAGAGTACCTCGTCAGAATCCTTTTACAGCGGATTGCAGAATCTAAAGGGTGTAGATGTAAATACTAGCAGTCTTACCTTCCAGTCCGTCAACACTAGGGGTTTCGCCGCATTCTCGAACAACCGGTTTATGCAGTTGGTAGATGGAATGGACAACTCCGCCCCGGGCCTCAATTTTGTACTGGGGAATTTAGTGGGTATGTCCGAACTCGAGGTCCAGAGCGTCGAGATACTTCCGGGAGCCTCTTCCGCACTGTATGGTGCAGGCGCTTTTAACGGTATCCTTTTTATGACCAGTAAGGACCCATGGAACTATCAGGGCATCAGTACTTATTTAAAGGGCGGCGCCACCTCTCAAGACGCGGCGGGGACCAATGCATATTACGATTTCGGCATCCGGGTGGCACATGCATTTAGCGAAAAATTCGCGGCAAAAGCTAATTTTTCCATCTTAAAAGGGGAAGATTGGCATGCGAACAGTACCCTTGACCTCGAAAATCCAGGTCGTACCCGCAGCCATCCCGCTTACGACGGACTGAACGTGTACGGCGATGAGGTATCTACAGTACTTAATTTTGACGACATCGCGGGCCTACCTTCCGGTACCATTGGTTCGGCAACGGTTTCAAGAACGGGATATGACGAGGCATCGCTGGTCGATTATGAGGCAGAGAGCGTTAAGTTCGATGGTGCCGTGCATTACCGGCCCTTCGAAGATGATTTCGAAATGGTATATCAAGCTCGGGTAGGACGTGGAAATACAATCTACCAAGGGGCCAACCGATATAACATCCAAGATTTTATTATGCAGCAGCATAAATTGGAGATCAGAAACGATAATTTCTTTTTAAGAGGATATCTCACTGCCGAAAATTCTGGAAACTCTTACGATACCCGTTTTACCGCTATCAATGTAAACCGGCGCTGGAAAAGGGATGCACCCAATCCCGATAATCCGGCAGAGCCATCTTGGTTCGGTGACTACGCCCGTGCCTTTATCGGGGCCAAATTGGGGATTGGAACCGGCAATCAATTAGACGATGAGACCGCACACGCCCTGGCGAGGGATGCGGCCGATACGGGAAGGTTGATTCCCGGTACGCCCGCTTTCGAAAACGCATTGGCGAAGGTTACCGCCGATGGCGACCTGACCACCGGTTCCAGATTTATCGACAATACCAAAGTGCGTCATATCGATGCAAACTATAATTTTACACATCTGACGGGGGATTTTGCCGAAATACAAGTCGGGGGCTCCTTTCGGGAATACGTACTGAATTCCAACGGTACGATCTTTACCGATATCGATAAACCAATTGTTTACGGGGAATACGGAGCCTACGCGCAGCTACAGAAAAAATTGTTGGACGAACGCTTGAAGTTTACCGGATCTGTCCGTTACGATAAGAACGAATTTTTCGATGGATTTCTATCTCCTCGGGCATCGTTGGTCTATACGGTGGGAGAGCAGCGAAACCACAATATTCGGGCTTCGGTACAGCAAGGTTTTAGAAATCCGACAACTCAGGACCTGTTTATCGGCCTGAATGCCGGGCGGGCGATTTTGGTAGGTTCGGCCCCCAACAATCTGGATCGCTATACCTCTCCGGCACTTAGCCTGAGCACCGATGGGCAGGGTATTACAGGCCAGTCAACAGTGGTCATAAGCGGGAGGGAGGCCTACGAAAATGCCTTTTCGCTCAACTCGGTCGAAGCGGGAAACCCCACGGCCGTCAATACAGATTTGGTAAAGCCCGAGGAGGTCACGGCTTACGAGGTCGGGTACCGTTCCCAGATGGGAAAAATCGCTATCGATCTCAGCGGTTATTACAATAACTACGAAAACTTCATCTCGAACACCACCGTTGTGGTACCGTATTACGGAGATGCAGCCTTGACCGAAACGATTCCCGGAACCAATATCCCACTTGCGTTGGCCGCACTTGAAAATGGCGATTTTCAGCCCTTTCAGACCTATACAAACTCTTTGGCCGATATCAGTTCGTACGGGGCGACCTTGGGTGTCGACGCCAAGATTCTCGGCGACTTCGACATCGGCGGGAGCTATACCTATGCGAAACTGGATTTCGACCAGGCCGCTTTCCCTGATTTCAGAACGAATTTTAACACGCCTGAACACAAGTTCAAGGCATCTTTCGGTAATACCGAACTGTTCGATAATTTCGGGTTCAACATCAACTACCGCTGGAGCGACACCTATTTTTGGCAATCCACCTTCGGCGATGGCGATATAGCAGCCTACAGCGTGCTTGATGCCCAAATCAATTATGCGGTCCCCAGCATCAAGTCGGTGTTCAAACTGGGCGGTTCGAACATCTTGGGAGAAGAGTACTTTTCAGCAATAGGTACCGGGGCCGTTGGGGCGCTCTATTATCTTTCTTGGACTATCAATCCTTAA
- the atpD gene encoding F0F1 ATP synthase subunit beta, which translates to MSRVTGKVSQIIGPVVDVEFQSGDELPKIYDSLEISREDGSKLVLEVQSHTGENTVRTISMDSSDGLSRGTEVLATGAPIQMPVGEDVYGRLFNVIGDAIDGLGDLPKTGDDGLPIHREAPKFEDLTTSTEVLFTGIKVIDLIEPYAKGGKIGLFGGAGVGKTVLIQELINNIAKGHGGLSVFAGVGERTREGNDLLREMLESGIIKYGDEFLHSMEEGGWDLSKVDKEAMKESKATFVFGQMNEPPGARARVALSGLTIAEYFRDGAGEGQGKDVLFFVDNIFRFTQAGSEVSALLGRMPSAVGYQPTLATEMGAMQERITSTKRGSITSVQAVYVPADDLTDPAPATTFAHLDATTVLSRKIAELGIYPAVDPLDSTSRILTADILGKEHYNCAQRVKELLQRYKELQDIIAILGMEELSEEDKLAVGRARRVQRFLSQPFHVAEQFTGIPGVLVDIKETIKGFNMIMDGELDNLPESAFNLKGTIEEVKEAGEKMLAEA; encoded by the coding sequence ATGTCAAGAGTTACAGGTAAAGTTTCCCAGATCATCGGGCCGGTCGTCGATGTAGAATTCCAATCCGGCGATGAGCTTCCAAAAATTTATGATTCTTTGGAGATATCCAGGGAAGACGGTTCAAAATTGGTCTTGGAGGTACAGTCCCATACCGGTGAAAATACGGTCAGGACAATTTCAATGGATTCGTCGGACGGATTGAGCAGGGGAACCGAAGTGCTTGCGACAGGTGCACCTATACAGATGCCCGTAGGCGAGGATGTTTACGGAAGACTGTTTAACGTAATCGGGGATGCAATCGACGGTTTGGGCGATTTGCCCAAGACCGGGGATGACGGATTGCCCATTCACCGCGAAGCTCCCAAGTTCGAAGACCTGACCACATCTACTGAGGTGCTATTTACCGGGATTAAAGTAATCGACCTTATCGAGCCGTATGCTAAAGGGGGTAAAATTGGCCTCTTCGGTGGTGCCGGGGTTGGAAAGACGGTATTAATTCAGGAATTGATCAATAACATTGCCAAAGGCCACGGCGGACTTTCGGTTTTTGCCGGGGTCGGCGAACGCACCCGTGAAGGGAACGATTTGCTGCGGGAGATGCTGGAGTCCGGCATTATCAAATATGGTGACGAATTTTTGCACTCCATGGAAGAAGGCGGTTGGGACCTTTCCAAAGTGGACAAGGAAGCGATGAAAGAATCAAAGGCGACCTTTGTTTTCGGGCAGATGAACGAGCCTCCCGGGGCACGTGCCCGAGTGGCACTTTCAGGATTGACCATTGCGGAATATTTTCGTGACGGCGCGGGCGAGGGCCAAGGCAAAGACGTACTCTTCTTCGTTGACAATATATTTAGGTTTACCCAGGCCGGTTCAGAGGTGTCGGCACTCTTGGGCCGTATGCCTTCCGCGGTTGGTTACCAACCGACCCTGGCGACCGAAATGGGTGCTATGCAAGAGCGAATTACCTCGACCAAACGGGGTTCCATTACCTCGGTACAGGCGGTTTACGTACCTGCGGATGACCTTACAGATCCAGCGCCGGCAACCACTTTTGCCCACTTGGACGCTACCACCGTACTATCCCGTAAGATTGCGGAGCTCGGAATCTATCCCGCAGTGGATCCGTTGGATTCCACGTCGCGTATCCTTACCGCCGATATATTGGGTAAGGAACATTACAATTGCGCCCAACGCGTCAAAGAGCTATTGCAGCGCTACAAGGAGTTACAGGATATTATCGCCATCTTGGGAATGGAGGAACTGTCAGAAGAGGACAAATTGGCCGTAGGGCGTGCCCGTAGGGTGCAACGTTTTCTTTCCCAGCCGTTCCACGTGGCGGAACAGTTCACGGGTATCCCCGGAGTACTGGTCGATATCAAGGAAACCATCAAAGGCTTCAATATGATCATGGACGGTGAGCTCGATAATCTCCCGGAGTCGGCCTTTAACCTAAAAGGTACCATTGAAGAAGTGAAGGAAGCCGGAGAGAAGATGCTGGCGGAAGCTTAA
- a CDS encoding F0F1 ATP synthase subunit epsilon: MYLEIVSPEATLFAGEVTSVTVPGVEGEFQMLNDHAAIVSLLQEGDVKLEGNVTIAEAHASKFSKDANGKMVLPITSGTVEMKDNKAIVLAD; this comes from the coding sequence ATGTATTTAGAGATCGTATCCCCGGAGGCGACCCTTTTCGCCGGCGAAGTGACCTCGGTGACCGTACCTGGTGTCGAGGGTGAATTTCAAATGTTGAATGACCACGCGGCCATTGTTTCCCTTTTACAGGAAGGCGATGTGAAGTTGGAGGGCAATGTTACAATTGCCGAAGCCCATGCCTCCAAATTCTCTAAGGATGCCAACGGAAAGATGGTGCTGCCTATCACCAGTGGTACGGTCGAGATGAAGGACAACAAGGCCATTGTATTGGCGGATTAA
- a CDS encoding GNAT family N-acetyltransferase, whose product MIQFGRATSEADLNQILDLQRQNLPEHLSAEERVKEGFVTVSHTLNLLKVMHDVCPHIVAKSNESVIGYALSMHPKFAGKIEVLWPMFDQIEAIRPKVRNYIVMGQICIAKAYRGQGIFRQLYQTMQAAVQPEFERIITEVDVVNTRSLGAHYGVGFEDLATYESGGHQWKLIVL is encoded by the coding sequence ATGATACAATTTGGTCGAGCTACATCCGAGGCTGATTTAAACCAGATACTCGACTTGCAGCGACAGAACCTTCCGGAGCATCTATCAGCTGAGGAAAGAGTCAAAGAAGGATTTGTGACGGTTTCACATACGTTGAACCTTCTGAAGGTCATGCACGATGTCTGTCCGCATATCGTGGCAAAATCCAATGAAAGCGTCATCGGGTATGCTTTGAGCATGCATCCCAAATTTGCCGGTAAAATTGAGGTATTGTGGCCGATGTTCGACCAAATCGAAGCTATCCGTCCAAAAGTCAGAAATTACATTGTTATGGGCCAGATCTGTATCGCCAAAGCCTATCGCGGCCAAGGCATTTTCCGCCAACTTTATCAAACGATGCAAGCAGCGGTTCAACCGGAATTCGAACGCATCATTACCGAAGTCGATGTCGTAAACACCCGATCGCTAGGAGCGCATTACGGAGTAGGGTTTGAGGACTTGGCGACCTACGAATCCGGGGGACACCAATGGAAATTGATTGTGCTGTGA
- a CDS encoding M61 family metallopeptidase: MKFPIFVFLLFFADITASAQTNSYEISFENAVHHEAEIKGQFTELKSDTIVFRMARSSPGRYAIHEFAKNVYALKATDGQGTPLTITRPSPYQWNISGHDGIVNISYTLFADRGDGTYSQIDETHAHLNIPATFMYAPELNKRKIEVDFKVREDLDWKIATQMPLVSGTTYTAPDLQYFMDSPVEISDFQMREFEVDTNGSALKVQFVLHHNGTEAELDTYFEKVKKIVLSQREVFDELPDFDYGTYTFLACYLPNASGDGMEHRNSTVLTSTRALSEGGMQNNLGTVSHEFFHIWNVERIRPKSLQPFDFSQANMSGALWFAEGFTSYYTGLTLRRAGLIAPEEYIEGLSKTFNYVWNSPGRQFFNPIEMSYQAPFVDAASSIDPTNRENTFISYYSYGSMLGLALDLSLRNHSNSTVAEDGLDGFMKKVWQIYGKSETPYTLEDLHNTLNEHAGGDFGDRFFNRYIYRSGMPDYESLLESVGAVLQQDSDNPYIGIATELDGDGNGVVKTNPQVGTPAYEANLDKGDVITSINGNSFPTGQELEAFIDQFKVGNTLDISFERNEKAKTASVVLQPDPAYSIQLGETTDKGPSEKQLKRRKDWLKID, from the coding sequence ATGAAATTTCCCATTTTTGTATTCCTTTTGTTCTTTGCCGACATCACCGCCAGCGCCCAGACGAACAGCTACGAAATCTCCTTTGAAAACGCCGTTCACCATGAGGCGGAAATAAAGGGACAGTTTACGGAGCTGAAATCCGACACCATTGTTTTTCGGATGGCCCGAAGTTCTCCCGGACGCTATGCGATACACGAATTCGCGAAAAACGTTTATGCCTTAAAGGCGACCGACGGACAAGGAACACCCTTGACGATTACGAGACCGAGTCCCTACCAATGGAACATCAGCGGCCATGACGGCATCGTAAACATCAGCTACACCTTGTTTGCCGACCGCGGCGATGGCACGTATTCCCAAATTGACGAAACCCATGCACACCTGAATATTCCAGCCACTTTTATGTACGCCCCGGAACTGAACAAACGGAAAATTGAGGTGGACTTTAAAGTCCGCGAGGATCTGGACTGGAAAATCGCGACCCAGATGCCCTTGGTTTCGGGCACTACCTATACCGCTCCCGATTTACAGTATTTCATGGACAGTCCCGTTGAAATCAGCGACTTCCAAATGCGGGAATTTGAAGTAGACACGAACGGATCGGCCCTAAAGGTACAATTCGTATTGCACCACAACGGTACCGAGGCCGAACTGGACACCTACTTTGAAAAAGTGAAAAAAATTGTGCTTTCGCAAAGGGAAGTTTTCGATGAACTGCCTGATTTCGATTACGGAACATACACGTTTTTGGCCTGCTACCTTCCCAATGCTTCCGGAGATGGGATGGAGCATCGGAATTCTACAGTGCTCACAAGTACGAGGGCGCTGTCAGAGGGCGGCATGCAGAATAACCTCGGTACGGTCTCCCATGAATTTTTTCACATTTGGAACGTGGAACGTATCCGTCCAAAATCCCTTCAACCCTTCGATTTTTCACAGGCAAATATGAGCGGTGCGCTTTGGTTCGCCGAAGGATTTACCAGTTATTACACCGGTCTTACTTTACGCCGGGCAGGACTCATAGCTCCAGAAGAATATATCGAAGGGCTGTCAAAGACTTTCAACTACGTGTGGAATTCCCCCGGTAGACAGTTCTTTAATCCCATTGAAATGAGCTATCAGGCCCCCTTCGTCGATGCGGCGTCCTCGATAGACCCCACCAACCGCGAAAACACCTTTATCTCTTACTATTCCTACGGGAGTATGCTGGGATTGGCCCTCGACCTTTCGCTACGGAATCATTCGAATTCGACGGTGGCAGAAGACGGACTCGACGGTTTTATGAAAAAGGTCTGGCAAATCTATGGGAAAAGTGAAACGCCCTATACCCTCGAAGACCTCCACAACACCTTGAACGAACATGCCGGCGGGGATTTTGGGGATAGGTTTTTCAATAGGTATATCTACAGAAGCGGGATGCCCGATTACGAATCGCTGTTGGAATCGGTAGGGGCTGTACTTCAACAAGATTCGGATAATCCTTATATAGGTATTGCGACCGAGCTAGACGGTGACGGCAACGGCGTAGTCAAAACGAACCCGCAAGTGGGTACCCCCGCCTACGAAGCGAATCTAGACAAAGGCGATGTAATCACTTCCATCAATGGCAACAGCTTTCCAACGGGACAGGAACTCGAGGCCTTTATCGACCAATTCAAGGTCGGGAACACCTTGGATATCAGCTTTGAACGCAATGAAAAGGCTAAAACCGCATCCGTAGTACTACAACCCGATCCCGCGTACAGTATTCAACTTGGGGAAACGACCGACAAAGGGCCTTCCGAAAAACAACTTAAAAGAAGAAAGGACTGGCTAAAAATTGATTGA